The window CCCAGGTCTTCTGTTTGTAGGCTTTCAGGATCCTGTGGAGCTCATGCCCAAGCTCTGAGGGAGCTCCCAGAGCATCATTTGCCCTCGGTGATGCAGCTCCATAGTGTACATGTTGTGTCAGCCTTGCCCAAAATTGAAGGGAGGTGGAGCTGTTGAATGGGATCACCTATTGAGCACCACTACACTCAGCTGCTCACTGGACTGGGTGCTTCCCTGGAAATAGAAGGGCTGATACTAGTGAAGGGGAATACAGATTTAAACTGAGATGGTTTCATCGTGTAGTGTGTATGGAGCCTCGGCACTTGGTTCAGAGCTAGCATGTCCTCTGGGGAACTGGGTTTCTGGAAATGAGGTACAGTGCTGGAAATGCTGAAAGTTTCTCTATAACCCTTTTCCTGACTTTTACTTGGACTGAGGTGGGAGACATACAGCAACACACAATGGAAGCATTTACAACAAGATAGGGAAAGGATACAGCATCTGAAACTACTCATTTTTTGTTATCTTTGAAGATCCTCATAAGCCTTTTCACTATCCTATAACGTATGTTCAGATTCTGACACTGACATGTAAATGGACAGCTATATGACCAAGGATCACTGTgtaaataaaagggaaaaaaaaatactagctTATAGTCTGTATAGTGTATGTTAATGTCTACCGAACACAAGGCAAtccttagattttttttctctagttgCATTAAATGTCAGTAAGTGAAGtctttgcttttgcagtgaTATAGGCTGAACCAAATATACTTTCATTTAGCTAGTACCAACTTTCTGCTAGCTTATGGAAGTGTGTTTACTTATGCAATAATACATACACCGTAATATTTGATAACTTTGCTTTATGGAAAATGTAGAGTTCTTCTTAATATTGAAAGAAGATCAAGGGTTTCTTGGTGCATAAAGGCCTCAAACTTGACCTGAACGTAAGACGTGAAGAACAGAGTTTACGGGATTGCATAGAGCTGGCAAACAAGTCCATTACAAGCAGGGTTATGACAGATAGCCTTCGCTTGGTTGAGCTTTATCTCTGAGAATATTTTACATAGATGTTattctgcagtgtgtgcttaAAAGGACAAAGGAGCCCAGCCCGGGGGAAATCCCATTCATTGTTTTCCAGGATTACTCCATCAGCAAAAGGAGCTAGCTCAGTGATGATGTAGCTGGGAAGCAGTGAGGATAAAGCAGCAGGCCAGGCTCACACCAGTTAAAAATGCACATCCAGAGGGCTGTTGCTGAAGTCACTCATCAGGCGCCCTGAAGGCAGCAGGTGGAGCAGAGCTCACCGGCAAAGTGCAGAAGCAAACATTCCCAGGCTGGAGGAGTGCTGGCTGCCCCAGTCTGTGTGTGCGGATGTAAATAGCCCCAGTGCACAGCTCTGACATCACCGGGCTCGGTAagcccaaagaaaacatttccaaaggCTACAGAAACACGGGCTCTGCCCTGAGCTATGCTGGTGAACTCGGCCTCTGTGGTGCTTTCAGGAAGGCCTTATCAGGGGATGGGAAATGCTGGAGATGGCCCACTTGGGCTGAAACCCAGTGAGTTCTGTTGCTTATTTTGCTAAAACAGGAGCAGCCAagcagctgctgtctgtgtaCTGGATGCCGGCTGCTGGTTGTGCATTGCCTTCTGATGGGCTGAAGTGGGGTAATGCTAGGCAGCTCGCTGCCAGTGGCACGGGATCGTGTCTTGCACTAACTGAAACCACTGGGAGCTATACTTAGCTACGCCAGCTATGTTTATCTATATTTTCCAATTTCTGGGCTGTTTTGACCCATTATGAGGAGGCTGCCTGCCTGAATCTTTGTTGGTACATCTGTTGGCTCACTGAAACTTTCCTTTGGGGGCTCTCAGAATAGCTCTTACCTCAGCGCGCTGCAGGCCCAGCAGGGGTGGCCACGCACACCGAACCGCGTCCGCCTAAACTCAACCTCGCGTTCCCAGACGGCGTGGGACTGACGCTGGCCCTTCTTTGCAGAGCACCATGTCCCAGGCACGGCGGAGCCCCAGGCGCGTCCTTCTCTCCAGATACCCCAACGGAGCGCCAGAGGAGCAGACGTATGGCAGCCTCCTGGCAGCGCCAGACGCTGCAGAGCAAATGGAACTCAATATCAGGTATCACGCCGCAAGAATGCTCTTTCTGTCCTCCCCACCCGCGTTCGAACCCCCTGGCCTTCACAAGGCTCCTGGTTAAGCCCAGGAATCACAGTGGATGATATTGAAAATTGATGCAAGCGGAGATAACCTGTAGTGCTCAGCACTGACGGCACAAGATTATGCTGCATTAAACGTCTGTAACTCTCTATGCTGCCCAGGGACGCAGATGTGGCTCTTCATTAGAGGCCCACCTGTTAGAACAAGCAGCTGAGGAGGCTGCTTTTACATAATTCTCCAGGCGCCTCTCACAGCAAACTGATAGCGCTATactcttttgttctttttttttttttttttctctttttaagtcTTGCACATACATTTTTCCAGTTCAGGGACCAGGGGCCGTCTTTCACAAGGTCTGTGaaaattcctttctgtgtttgtttatttttttgtttaaccAACCCTGAGTTTATCTAAGCGGATCTATAGAATTAGACTTGTAAGCCCACTTATTGTGCAGCATAAACGGACCTCAGCAGAAATATACGAgttcaaataaaaacatacagccataattatttttacttaaaacaaaaagcatgcaTGCTTAAGAGAATCTATTCTTATTTCATTGGAAATTTTCATCAGTAGACTTCAAACAGTTCGGGGATGCACACAAATTCCTGACCTCTCATGCTGGACAGCAGCTGCAGTATAGGGACCCGCCTGCCCTGGAGCTCCCCACAGACACTGTGTTTCAATTGGTTCATACTCCAGCATCACTTGCTAGCTGGGGAACTGCTCTGCACCATGGCGAGCGCTGAAGTACATCTGTTGGACAAAAGAAGTAATTGGTTATGTAATGTGAGGTGTTTTGAGGCCTCTGAAGCGAAAGCTTTGCGAAATATTTTgactttgtggaaaaaaatcctaGAAACAATTCTATTGCCTTGCATGAAGGAATTAGATACCATGGCTTTTCAAAAGTACCAGATGAAAAACCAGATGAAAACATCAGAGCACTTGTGCGTAAAAATACAGACTTAAGGTGTCTGCTCAATCAActgataaataataaaaaaagctgtAACATTTAGCATTTACATCCCTAGCTTGGCCCATCCATTAGGGAAACAACTGTGCCCAGCGCTTGCAGAATAATTTTTGAAGAAGTGATGTTGCTGTGTGTTCCTTTAACATGGGTACCTCAATCCTTCCAGCTCAGCTATCCAGGTTGGCCATCAGCTGGCACTGATTGGGGATGAATTTAACAGAGCCTACAGCAGGAAGATTGAAGACACACTGCTTCACCTGGCACGCAGGTGAGTTACCTCGCTGACACCGTCTGTCCCCGAATGCTTCCAAAAAATCACTTCAGATAGATAAACAATAATGTTTCTGCATCCAaagtttaaacaaacaaacataactATTGCCATCATTGCTGTTTCATACAGAATCTAAGAAAGAAACTAGAT of the Gallus gallus isolate bGalGal1 chromosome 1, bGalGal1.mat.broiler.GRCg7b, whole genome shotgun sequence genome contains:
- the BIK gene encoding BCL2 interacting killer isoform X2 — its product is MSQARRSPRRVLLSRYPNGAPEEQTYGSLLAAPDAAEQMELNISSAIQVGHQLALIGDEFNRAYSRKIEDTLLHLARSVFQTWNIIKSVTRSFGNFLNNNWTKRIAGYGSWVCRLPFRCVCQKLVPAALLAVAFWWAISHGLQN
- the BIK gene encoding BCL2 interacting killer isoform X1, which translates into the protein MSQARRSPRRVLLSRYPNGAPEEQTYGSLLAAPDAAEQMELNISSAIQVGHQLALIGDEFNRAYSRKIEDTLLHLARRVAISVFQTWNIIKSVTRSFGNFLNNNWTKRIAGYGSWVCRLPFRCVCQKLVPAALLAVAFWWAISHGLQN